GGATAGTGCTCGCTTTGATCGTCACCTTCGTTCCCGCCGTAACTCTCTGGCTGCCGGCGATGATGGGATATTGAAGTTATTGTCTTTGCACACTCTATGTTACAAAAAATATAGTGAAAAACAAAAACGCTAGGAGGGAAATTGTAATGAAAAAAGGAAAAGGTCTATTCATTATCGCGCAGATGTTGGTTGTTATCCTGTTGTTTGTCTCGTGTGCCGCGGCGGCTCCCGCGAAACCGGAATACGAATGGAAATACGGAGAGGCTTTGGGGCCCAAACATCCGCTGACGATCGGCGCCCGGGCCTTCGCGGACAAGCTTGGCGAACTGACGAACGGACGTGTGAAACTGACGGTTTATGACAGCGGCTCGCTAGGTACGATCCAGGAACTGATCGAAGGCGTCGACATCGGCTCCATTGAGTTCATAGATGTGTCTATGGCGCCACTCTCCACTTTCTCGTCAAAATTTTACGCCTTCAATCTGCCCTATCTATTCAACAATGTAGACGTCGCCTATGCTTTCGAGGATGGGCCGATGGGGCAGGAGCTTAAGGGGCCGGTCGGCAAAAGCGGCATAAGCGTCATTGGTTTCATGGAAAACGGGATGCGCTCTCTTACCAGCAATGTGCGCATAGTAGAGCCAAAGGATGTTGTCGGCCGAAAGATCAGGACAATGTCAAACAAGGTCCACATGACGGCCTTCGAGAAGGCGGGCGCCTCCGCGGTGCCGATGGTCTTCAGTGAACTCTTTACGGCTCTTCAGCAGAATGTTATCGACGGACAGGAAAATCCGCTGCTGAACATTCAGGATATGAGTTTCTACGAAGTTCAGAAGTATCTGACGCTGACGGAACATTTCTACGACATCACGGTTTTCTGTGTAAATACGAAACTTTACAACTCCGTGCCCGCGGACATCCGTGCCGCGATTGACGAGGCTGCCACCTACATGACGGAGGTCCACCGCCGGGAGTGCATAAAACAAAACGATAATGTCCTGGATTTCTTCAAACAGAAAAGCAAGATGGAAATCATACGTTTGACCCCGGAACAGAAAGCGGCCTGGAAAAAGGCGATGATGCCGACATACGACATCTATAGAAAAGAGATCGGCGCCGAATACCTGGATAAAGTTATCGCCGAGGTCGCCCGTCTGCAGGCGCAATATGACGCCGGCAAGCTTGACACCTCCCGCTGGAGGTAAGGCGCGGACGCTGTTTGAAGGACGACACGCCTGACGGCGGCGGGCATATCAAAGCGGTTGTCCCGTGCTGAGAGGGCGGCTGATGCGGGATACTCTCTGATTCCGCGGAGAGTATCTCCATCTTACAAAAACATGCTGGAAAGCGAGGTATAGAGATGTCT
This genomic window from Cloacibacillus sp. contains:
- a CDS encoding DctP family TRAP transporter solute-binding subunit; protein product: MKKGKGLFIIAQMLVVILLFVSCAAAAPAKPEYEWKYGEALGPKHPLTIGARAFADKLGELTNGRVKLTVYDSGSLGTIQELIEGVDIGSIEFIDVSMAPLSTFSSKFYAFNLPYLFNNVDVAYAFEDGPMGQELKGPVGKSGISVIGFMENGMRSLTSNVRIVEPKDVVGRKIRTMSNKVHMTAFEKAGASAVPMVFSELFTALQQNVIDGQENPLLNIQDMSFYEVQKYLTLTEHFYDITVFCVNTKLYNSVPADIRAAIDEAATYMTEVHRRECIKQNDNVLDFFKQKSKMEIIRLTPEQKAAWKKAMMPTYDIYRKEIGAEYLDKVIAEVARLQAQYDAGKLDTSRWR